In Oncorhynchus masou masou isolate Uvic2021 chromosome 10, UVic_Omas_1.1, whole genome shotgun sequence, a single genomic region encodes these proteins:
- the LOC135547685 gene encoding interferon-inducible double-stranded RNA-dependent protein kinase activator A homolog — MSQDGFQPTLIRTTHTNNTSSSIQQPQAPCPRKTPIQVLHEYGTKIGNLPVYVMEKAEGEAHQPSFIFNVTIGDMSCTGQGASKKAAKHKAAESALNLLEIDPGTPLHIKKESNGNPAKPNDQPNSVGKLQELALQHGWRLPEYTVFTEAGPPHKREFTVTCRMELLTETATGNSKKVAKKACAEKMLAKLLNVSGCPEITWIPKPGVRLENLRNSSAEKMSLLRRNPLSIPNTDYIQMMLELSQEQGFEVTYFDIDELTVNGQYQCLAELSTSPIAVCHGTGISCGNAHNDAAHNALQYIKIMASIK; from the exons ATGTCTCAAGACGGATTTCAACCTACACTTATAAGGACCACGCACACTAACAACACGAG CTCGAGTATTCAACAACCACAGGCACCGTGCCCTCGTAAAACACCCATACAAGTTCTACATGAATATGGAACAAAAATTGGTAACCTTCCCGTGTACGTGATGGAAAAGGCCGAAGGGGAGGCGCACCAACCCAGCTTCATCTTCAACGTTACAATAGGAGATATGTCCTGCACAG GTCAAGGAGCCAGTAAAAAAGCCGCCAAACACAAAGCCGCTGAGTCTGCCCTGAACCTTCTGGAAATAGACCCCGGAACACC ccttcacataaagaaggagagtaatggcaACCCAGCAAAGCCCAACGACCAACCCAACTCAGTGGGGAAACTGCAG GAGCTGGCCCTGCAGCACGGATGGCGCCTCCCTGAATATACCGTTTTCACAGAGGCAGGCCCACCTCACAAGAGAGAGTTCACTGTTACCTGCAGAATGGAGTTGCTCACAGAGACTG CGACGGGAAATTCCAAGAAGGTGGCTAAAAAGGCATGTGCTGAGAAGATGTTAGCAAAACTTCTAAATGTGTCTGGTTGTCCTGAAATCACATGG ATCCCAAAGCCCGGTGTCCGATTGGAGAACTTGCGTAACTCCTCGGCAGAGAAGATGTCTCTCCTAAGAAGGAACCCACTCAGTATACCCAACACAGACTACATCCAGATGATGCTGGAGCTGTCCCAAGAGCAGGGCTTTGAAGTCACATACTTTGACATTG ATGAGCTGACCGTGAACGGGCAGTACCAGTGCTTGGCAGAGCTGTCCACCTCACCCATCGCCGTATGTCACGGCACAGGCATCTCCTGCGGCAACGCACATAACGACGCCGCACACAACGCTCTTCAGTACATCAAGATCATGGCTTCCATCAAATGA